From the genome of Sporomusa sphaeroides DSM 2875:
ATAATCAGGGATTCTGGTTACGGTTTGCAATGGGACTTGGCGCCGGTGCGGTTATGTCAGCGGCTTCCCGGGCGCTGACAGAGTGGTTTCCTGCCAACGAGCGGGCAGTAGCCTGGGGAGTGCTGATGGCCGCGCCATCGTTGGGGCTGCTATTGCCGAATTTTTTGGTGCCGATAATCAACCAGTCGATTGGCTGGCAAGGCGTCATGCAGGTTTTTGGCATAGCAAGTATTGTGATCGGGATATTGGTTGCCTGTTTTGTCCGTACTGCTGATAACAGCGTCAAAAGCAGTGGTAATCCGTTTGGCGGCCTGAAGGTTGTATTTACCACTAAAAACCTGATGATCCTTGCCGCTATGGGATTTAGCCTGATGTGGGCGGAAATTGGCCTGGCTACCTGGGCGAACGCCTATTTTAAACAATTAGGCTTTTCAGCCAAAGCCGGCGGCATGATCATGGTTGTATATGGCATCGGGGGCGTTTTAGCACCGCCGTCATCCGCCTTTTTGGTGAAAAAATTGGGCAACATGCGAAAACTGGTTTTTTGGTCATTTTTAATTCAAATTCCGCTCACGATTATTTTCGGGTACCTGCAATCCTATACAGTGCTGATGGTAATGGCTTTCCTGCTCGGCTATGTTTCCTATCTTGTCAACTCACCGTTAAATATCCTGGTAACCGATGTCGCCGGCAAAGCCTGGGCGGCAACAGCCATCGGCTCAACCAACTTTATTTACCAGTTTGCCGCTATGATTTCGCCGATGGTTATCGGCTGGACAATCGATGCTACCGGCAGCTTTTTCTCAACCTGGTATATCATTGCAGCAGGTTCGTTGACAGGCTTAATTTTGGTTTCCATGCTCAAGATGGAGGAAAAAGCCATTTAGTCTGCGGCTGTGCTGGCGTAAAGTAAGACAACCCCCTTGGTCATCACAATTTATTTAATTGATTTGAGGAGGAGTACAACATGAAGAAAACGGCTCAAAAGTGGCTGGCTATCTTACCACTGGCATTACTGGGTATTACAATGGCGGGAACTCCCATCATACCTATGCCTGCTTATGCAGCCTCAGAAAAATCCTTTAGCGATGTACCGGCAGGCCATTGGGCTTACGCTGCCGTGGAAAAGCTTGCACAGGCCGGAATTGTCGATGGTTATGGGGACAACTCGTTCAAAGGGGATAAAACCATCAGCCGCTATGAATTTGCTTTTATTACAGCCAAGGCTATGGAGAAATTCGATACTGCCGGCGAAAGTAATCAAGAGTTGATTGATCAATTGTCCTCTGAATTCGCGGCTGAGTTAAACCGCCTTGGCGCCAGAGTCACCAAGGTGGAAACAAAGACAAATACCTGGGTTGGCGGCGAAACCCGTATGCGTATTGTGCAAAATGATTCTAACCGGGGAGGCAAAAAATTGGGTGGTGCAGACCACTTCGATTTTCGCCAGCGCTTTAAATTTTGGGGTAATGTGAATGACAATATTAGCTGGGCAGGACGTATTGCGACCAGCACCAGCAACAAATTTGGCGATGCCGAGTCTTCCACCGGTTCTGATGTCAATCTTGATTTAATGACCGTAAGCGCCAAAGACACCTTCGGTTTTGACAATATTCGTATCGGCCGGTCTGCCCTCGATTTTTATACCAATGGTATTTTTGGCAAAGCCGGCAATGTTGATGGCGTGTATCTTAACAAAAAGTGGGGAGATGTAAATTTCCGCGGCTGGACCGGGAATATAAAATCCTCTGCCACAAATGATGCTAATCAGCTGACCACAGGCGAAGTCGATTTCAAACTCGCTGATAATCTTAATCTGAAAGCCGGTTATTATGCGGCAGATGTTGAAGGCACCAGCACTACGGCGGGGACCGGAACCCTCAACACCAATACGGGCAGGTTTGATAGTTCCCAGGGCTGGACTGCGGGAATGAAATACAAGTTTGGAAAATATACGCTTTTAGGAGACTATGTAAGCACAACCCTGGACGGCGCGACCAATTTGCCCAAGCATCCAAAAGGCTGGGCTGTGCAGGTCAGCAACAGCCAGGGACCAGCCGCTCTATACCCTGCTGTAAATCTTGTTAATCCTGCCAAAGTCGGGACAGATGCCTGGATGGTATCCTATCGCAATATTGACGCAGGTACTATTCCCAGCGGTGCAGGCGCATTCGACGTTACAGCCGTAGCCGACCCCACACAGCCATATAGTGTCTTTACTCATGGAACTGATAATGAAAAAGTATTATTTTTAGCTTATCAAAATGTAATTGCCAAAAATGTTCTGGTATCACTTGAATATCAAGATTTCAAAATTAAAAATAGAGGCTTGACCAATTTACCGTCCGACCGTTTAGACAAAACCTACATGATGAAACTTGAGTTCTTCTATTAAAAAGGATTATAGTTTGGCAGGCTTGTAGTAACAAATACACTTACAGGCAATTTCACATAGCCGCCGTAACAGTATATTTTTTACTATGTATTTGGAGGCAATTAACCTATGAAAAAACTTGATGCAATTGTTCTTTCCGCCCATACCTATCTTCGCATGAATCTATATGACAGTCAC
Proteins encoded in this window:
- a CDS encoding MFS transporter, with the protein product MSTTNMQAESSSGKSFRWIILLLAFASFMFTFMSRFSWPPLIPVVGPVFHFTAAQAGSFMTAFYFGYILTQVPAGILSDRLGPRWILAGGLILPGAMLFLMQYMVDYNQGFWLRFAMGLGAGAVMSAASRALTEWFPANERAVAWGVLMAAPSLGLLLPNFLVPIINQSIGWQGVMQVFGIASIVIGILVACFVRTADNSVKSSGNPFGGLKVVFTTKNLMILAAMGFSLMWAEIGLATWANAYFKQLGFSAKAGGMIMVVYGIGGVLAPPSSAFLVKKLGNMRKLVFWSFLIQIPLTIIFGYLQSYTVLMVMAFLLGYVSYLVNSPLNILVTDVAGKAWAATAIGSTNFIYQFAAMISPMVIGWTIDATGSFFSTWYIIAAGSLTGLILVSMLKMEEKAI
- a CDS encoding S-layer homology domain-containing protein, with product MKKTAQKWLAILPLALLGITMAGTPIIPMPAYAASEKSFSDVPAGHWAYAAVEKLAQAGIVDGYGDNSFKGDKTISRYEFAFITAKAMEKFDTAGESNQELIDQLSSEFAAELNRLGARVTKVETKTNTWVGGETRMRIVQNDSNRGGKKLGGADHFDFRQRFKFWGNVNDNISWAGRIATSTSNKFGDAESSTGSDVNLDLMTVSAKDTFGFDNIRIGRSALDFYTNGIFGKAGNVDGVYLNKKWGDVNFRGWTGNIKSSATNDANQLTTGEVDFKLADNLNLKAGYYAADVEGTSTTAGTGTLNTNTGRFDSSQGWTAGMKYKFGKYTLLGDYVSTTLDGATNLPKHPKGWAVQVSNSQGPAALYPAVNLVNPAKVGTDAWMVSYRNIDAGTIPSGAGAFDVTAVADPTQPYSVFTHGTDNEKVLFLAYQNVIAKNVLVSLEYQDFKIKNRGLTNLPSDRLDKTYMMKLEFFY